One stretch of Siphonobacter curvatus DNA includes these proteins:
- a CDS encoding alpha-amylase family protein: MSVEKQNDKLLIYELTIRLFGNKQSQVKPWGSLSENGTGTFRDVSDTALKNLKNFGMTHVWTMGVLEHATMEDFSALGIPKDHPAVVKGRAGSPYAIKDYYDVNPFLAQDPSRRMEEFEAMVKRVHAQKLKLIIDFVPNHVARQYHSDAKPAGVLDFGETDADTQAFSPANNFYYLPNEEFAIPEGVHLPIESPHPYFEYPARATGNDVFQAQPSINDWYETSKLNYGVDYQNGRSCHFDPIPDTWLKMRDILLYWVAKGVDGFRCDMAEMVPVEFWAWCIPQIKAKGDIIFIAEIYNPLRYHNYIHVGQFDYLYDKVGMYDTLRELMEDRGHASGITRVWQHESGDIEKHMLRFLENHDEQRIASEFFAGKAEYAIPAWVVSATQGRGPVMYYFGQEVGEPAAEAEGFQTNDGRTTLFDWWRVPQWQKWMNEGKFDGGLLSPEEKKLYDFYLAVNKLCRKSEAIQYGNFFDLQYVNGGGQSAGYDESKLYSYLRYTENQLLLIVTNFSRTQTYQTSVRIPELFWNMAGLSPQASYAYKEIFLNKKVKGSFQATDGIAVQIPANSALIFEITP, from the coding sequence ATGTCTGTAGAAAAGCAAAACGACAAGCTGCTCATTTATGAATTGACCATTCGTTTGTTCGGTAATAAACAGTCGCAAGTAAAACCCTGGGGCTCGTTGAGTGAAAACGGTACCGGCACGTTTAGGGATGTCAGTGATACCGCTCTGAAAAATTTGAAAAATTTCGGTATGACCCACGTCTGGACGATGGGTGTGCTGGAACACGCCACCATGGAAGATTTTTCGGCTCTTGGTATTCCCAAAGATCATCCGGCGGTGGTAAAAGGTCGGGCCGGCTCGCCGTATGCCATCAAAGACTACTACGACGTGAATCCCTTCCTGGCTCAGGACCCTTCGCGGCGGATGGAAGAGTTTGAAGCGATGGTGAAACGGGTCCACGCTCAGAAGCTAAAGCTGATTATTGATTTTGTACCGAATCACGTGGCTCGTCAGTATCACTCTGATGCCAAACCCGCCGGGGTGCTTGATTTTGGCGAAACGGACGCGGATACGCAGGCGTTTTCTCCGGCCAATAATTTCTATTATCTGCCGAACGAAGAGTTTGCCATTCCGGAGGGTGTTCACCTGCCCATCGAATCCCCGCACCCGTACTTTGAATATCCGGCCCGAGCCACGGGAAATGACGTGTTTCAGGCTCAACCCAGTATCAATGACTGGTACGAAACGAGTAAACTTAATTACGGCGTTGATTACCAGAATGGGCGTTCCTGTCACTTCGACCCCATTCCGGATACTTGGCTAAAAATGCGGGACATTCTGCTGTACTGGGTGGCGAAAGGCGTAGATGGCTTCCGCTGCGATATGGCTGAGATGGTGCCGGTGGAATTCTGGGCCTGGTGTATTCCCCAGATTAAAGCCAAAGGAGACATTATTTTCATTGCTGAAATTTATAATCCGCTACGGTACCACAACTACATCCACGTAGGTCAGTTTGATTACCTGTACGACAAAGTAGGAATGTACGATACGCTGCGGGAGCTGATGGAAGATCGGGGACATGCTTCGGGCATTACGCGGGTGTGGCAACACGAGTCTGGTGATATTGAGAAACACATGTTACGTTTCCTGGAAAATCACGATGAGCAACGGATTGCCAGTGAGTTTTTTGCCGGAAAAGCCGAGTATGCCATTCCCGCCTGGGTGGTAAGTGCCACGCAGGGACGCGGTCCGGTGATGTACTATTTCGGACAGGAAGTAGGCGAGCCCGCTGCCGAAGCCGAAGGGTTCCAGACGAACGATGGCCGAACTACGTTGTTCGACTGGTGGCGGGTGCCGCAGTGGCAGAAATGGATGAATGAGGGGAAATTCGACGGCGGACTATTATCGCCCGAAGAGAAAAAGCTGTACGATTTCTACTTAGCCGTAAATAAACTCTGCCGCAAGTCGGAAGCCATTCAATACGGTAATTTCTTTGATTTACAGTACGTGAATGGGGGCGGTCAATCCGCAGGCTACGACGAATCGAAACTGTATAGTTACCTGCGGTACACCGAAAATCAGCTGTTACTGATCGTAACGAATTTCAGTCGGACGCAGACGTATCAAACTTCGGTACGAATTCCCGAATTGTTCTGGAATATGGCGGGCCTTTCACCGCAGGCATCGTATGCGTACAAGGAGATTTTCCTGAACAAAAAAGTAAAAGGAAGCTTCCAGGCTACGGATGGAATTGCCGTCCAAATTCCGGCCAACAGTGCGTTGATTTTTGAAATCACTCCCTAA
- a CDS encoding glycoside hydrolase family 13 protein: MLLTLIVRPMFLRISLFCFLLLETLPLFAQGLKIQRINPTNWYVGMKRQQVQLLVYGPNIKGAKVKVNYPSVFVDRVHQVESPNYVFVDLTIGADTKPGTLQLQFSKVFPLTERRNNSTIVNGGREMIVTIPYELKARTARPQTVDSRDFVYLLLPDRFANGDPSNDRFADMADTQLDRNNPFLRHGGDLAGIMKHLDYFKELGVTTLWLNPVIENDQPTTNEGGAMRSSYHGYGFTDHYSVDKRLGGNEAYLKLVAAAHAKGLKIMQDAVYNHVGKNHWLVRDLPAKDWLNQWPQYQNTTYKDQPVVDPYASDYDRKVSQDGWFVPFLPDLNHKNSYVANFLIQHALWSVEYFGIDAWRVDTYFYNDLNFMNTLNQRLLEEHPNLYICGENWVNSVTNQAYFVKNKLNVPWKSNLPGAIDFQIYNASNEALNQNINRWYETLGQDLLYEDPYRNLIFLDNHDLDRFYSVIGENLDKYKMGITFLLTTRGIPQLYYGTELLMKNFKNPSDAEVRKDFPGGFANDPTNKFTAAGRTATENEAFTYVRTLANFRKTSTALQTGKLTQFLPLDGIYAYFRHDTKGTVMILMNANTTKKTIDTDRFRERMNGFSSAKNVLTGARISNVQQIQIPARSSLVLELQ; this comes from the coding sequence TTGCTACTCACTTTAATTGTTCGCCCCATGTTTTTGCGGATCAGTCTTTTCTGTTTTCTGCTTCTTGAGACGCTACCCCTCTTTGCTCAAGGTCTTAAGATCCAACGCATTAACCCCACCAACTGGTACGTGGGTATGAAAAGGCAACAGGTACAGCTACTGGTATACGGGCCGAATATCAAAGGTGCGAAAGTAAAGGTCAATTACCCCAGCGTGTTTGTTGATCGGGTGCATCAGGTGGAAAGCCCGAATTATGTGTTTGTGGACCTGACCATCGGTGCGGATACTAAACCCGGCACGCTACAACTACAGTTTTCGAAAGTCTTTCCTTTAACGGAAAGACGAAATAACAGTACGATCGTCAACGGTGGCCGGGAAATGATCGTCACGATACCCTATGAACTGAAGGCTCGTACGGCCCGCCCCCAGACCGTCGATTCGCGGGACTTTGTTTATTTGCTGCTTCCCGACCGCTTTGCTAATGGCGATCCTTCCAATGACCGTTTCGCGGATATGGCCGATACGCAACTGGACCGAAACAATCCGTTTCTGCGACACGGTGGCGATCTGGCGGGCATCATGAAACACCTGGATTACTTTAAAGAACTGGGCGTAACGACGCTGTGGCTCAATCCCGTGATCGAAAACGATCAGCCTACCACGAATGAAGGGGGAGCCATGCGTTCGTCCTACCACGGCTACGGCTTTACAGACCACTACAGCGTTGATAAACGCCTGGGCGGAAACGAAGCTTACCTGAAACTCGTAGCAGCGGCTCACGCCAAGGGACTAAAAATCATGCAGGACGCGGTGTATAATCACGTAGGGAAAAATCACTGGCTGGTTCGAGATTTGCCCGCTAAAGACTGGTTGAACCAGTGGCCGCAGTATCAGAACACGACCTACAAAGACCAGCCCGTCGTAGACCCCTATGCTTCGGATTACGACCGCAAAGTGAGCCAGGATGGCTGGTTCGTTCCTTTCCTGCCCGATCTGAATCATAAAAATTCTTACGTAGCAAATTTTCTGATTCAGCATGCCCTCTGGTCGGTCGAGTATTTCGGCATTGATGCCTGGCGGGTAGATACGTATTTTTACAACGATCTGAACTTCATGAATACGCTTAACCAGCGGCTGCTGGAAGAGCATCCCAACCTGTATATCTGTGGTGAAAACTGGGTAAACAGTGTCACAAATCAGGCGTACTTCGTTAAGAATAAACTCAATGTTCCCTGGAAGAGCAACCTACCCGGAGCCATTGATTTTCAGATCTATAATGCTAGCAACGAAGCCCTAAATCAGAACATTAACCGCTGGTACGAAACGCTGGGGCAGGATCTCCTCTATGAAGATCCCTACCGCAATCTGATTTTTCTCGACAACCATGACCTGGATCGCTTTTATTCGGTGATTGGGGAAAATTTGGACAAGTACAAAATGGGCATAACTTTTTTGCTTACGACCCGCGGTATTCCCCAACTTTATTACGGAACGGAGCTTCTTATGAAGAATTTTAAAAATCCATCGGATGCTGAAGTTCGTAAGGATTTTCCGGGTGGTTTCGCCAATGACCCTACCAACAAGTTTACAGCCGCTGGCCGAACCGCTACCGAAAATGAAGCTTTTACCTATGTACGTACGCTGGCTAACTTCCGTAAAACCTCCACAGCCCTGCAAACAGGAAAATTGACGCAATTTTTGCCACTGGACGGAATCTATGCGTATTTTCGGCACGATACTAAGGGTACGGTAATGATACTCATGAACGCCAATACGACGAAAAAAACGATCGATACGGACCGCTTTCGTGAACGCATGAATGGCTTTTCTTCGGCCAAAAATGTACTGACGGGAGCCCGGATATCGAATGTACAGCAGATTCAGATTCCCGCTCGTTCCTCCCTTGTACTGGAGCTTCAATAA
- the pgmB gene encoding beta-phosphoglucomutase, translating to MALKACLFDLDGVIVDTAIYHFKAWRRLANELGFDFTEHQNEQLKGVSRMESLELILQWGGVTLSDEEKQQWAARKNEWYLAYVNQMTPQEVLPGVRDFLDSLRKAGIGIALGSASKNARLILERIDMLDAFDAIIDGTHTTKSKPDPEVFLLGAQALHQNPADCVVFEDAVAGIEAAHRGGMKAVGVGSPEVLTEADVVITAFTETSLTKLSDELLGWQ from the coding sequence ATTGCCTTGAAAGCTTGCCTGTTTGATCTTGACGGAGTAATTGTTGATACGGCTATTTATCATTTTAAAGCCTGGCGACGACTCGCCAATGAACTGGGTTTTGACTTCACGGAACACCAGAACGAACAGTTGAAGGGTGTTTCCCGCATGGAGTCGCTGGAATTGATTCTGCAATGGGGTGGTGTTACTTTATCCGATGAAGAAAAACAGCAATGGGCCGCTCGCAAAAACGAATGGTATCTAGCCTATGTCAATCAAATGACGCCGCAGGAAGTTCTGCCCGGCGTTCGTGACTTTCTTGATTCCTTACGAAAAGCGGGGATTGGCATTGCGTTGGGTTCTGCCAGTAAAAACGCCCGACTGATTCTGGAGCGAATTGATATGCTCGATGCCTTTGATGCCATCATCGATGGTACGCATACGACCAAAAGCAAACCTGATCCGGAAGTTTTCTTACTCGGAGCCCAGGCCTTACACCAAAATCCCGCCGATTGTGTCGTCTTTGAAGATGCCGTGGCGGGCATTGAAGCCGCCCACCGGGGAGGAATGAAAGCCGTCGGCGTCGGATCTCCTGAAGTACTCACGGAAGCGGACGTGGTAATTACGGCCTTTACCGAAACCAGTTTGACCAAGCTCAGCGACGAACTGCTGGGTTGGCAGTAA
- a CDS encoding glycoside hydrolase family 65 protein: MKNYLNHDEWCIIEEGFHADWNEITESIMSLGNGRMGQRGNFEEGYSGKTLPGNYVAGVYFPDKTRVGWWKNGYPNYFAKVINAANWIGIQIELEDEKLDLANCHVHEFRRTLNMKEGWLSRSFVAMLPSGKQVGVTAKRFCSLTHDEGGVIRYCIKPLNFDGKLTIMPYIDGTISNRDSNYDQKFWQEIHRETGFAEGYLHLTTVPNEYGVPQFQVVTGQKFALYKDGASFPFQALPVKQEGFVSSRIQLDVIAGEEIALIKYACNLSDQNHAREDLLAHAKTYLATMAEKGYEQLLREQIEAWAQKWQQMDIVIEGDVAAQQAIRFNLFQLSQTYTGEDDRLNIGPKGFTGEKYGGVTYWDTEAYCIPFYLSTAEPKVARNLLIYRWKQLGKAIENAEKLGFTGGAALYPMVTMNGEECHNEWEITFEEIHRNGAIAYAIYDYIRYTGDTAYLGEYGFEVLLGIARFWSQRITWSDERQQFVMLGVTGPNEYENNVNNNWYTNYIARWCLQYTLEVADQLKNTEAERYATLSQQLQLNEEAEFGRFQAIIDQLYLPESKELGVFLQQDSYLDKEQILVTDLRPEDRPLNQKWSWDRILRSPFIKQADVLQGLYFFEDEFEEATIRQNYDYYEPRTVHESSLSPCVHAILASRLGMDDKAYEMYLRTSRLDLDDYNNDTEDGLHITSMAGTWMSVVKGFGGLRVKDGQLHLSPRCPQQWQSYSFIIRFRDNILDVHVRPDGTEIENIAGDELTVWVHGENRSIPAAIVEAPEEE, encoded by the coding sequence ATGAAAAATTATTTGAACCACGATGAATGGTGCATCATCGAAGAAGGCTTTCATGCGGATTGGAATGAAATCACCGAATCGATTATGTCCCTGGGTAATGGCCGGATGGGTCAGCGGGGCAATTTTGAAGAGGGCTACTCCGGCAAAACCCTACCGGGTAACTATGTAGCCGGAGTCTACTTTCCGGATAAAACCCGGGTTGGCTGGTGGAAAAACGGCTACCCCAATTACTTCGCGAAAGTCATAAATGCCGCCAACTGGATTGGTATCCAGATTGAGCTGGAGGACGAAAAACTGGATCTGGCGAACTGCCACGTGCACGAATTCCGTCGGACCCTGAATATGAAAGAAGGCTGGCTGAGCCGTTCGTTTGTGGCGATGCTGCCTTCCGGTAAACAGGTGGGCGTCACGGCGAAACGGTTTTGTTCGCTCACCCACGATGAAGGCGGGGTCATTCGCTACTGCATCAAACCCCTGAATTTTGATGGCAAACTCACCATCATGCCCTACATCGACGGAACGATTTCCAACCGCGACTCCAATTACGACCAGAAATTCTGGCAGGAGATTCACCGGGAAACGGGTTTTGCGGAAGGCTACCTCCACCTGACTACGGTGCCGAATGAGTACGGGGTACCTCAATTCCAAGTCGTTACGGGTCAGAAATTCGCTTTATACAAAGACGGAGCTTCGTTTCCGTTCCAAGCCTTGCCCGTCAAGCAGGAAGGTTTCGTTAGCAGTCGCATTCAGTTGGACGTCATTGCAGGCGAAGAAATCGCTCTGATTAAATACGCCTGCAACCTGAGTGACCAGAATCACGCCCGTGAGGACCTGCTCGCCCACGCCAAGACGTACCTGGCTACCATGGCCGAAAAAGGATACGAACAACTTTTGAGGGAACAAATCGAAGCCTGGGCCCAGAAATGGCAGCAGATGGATATTGTCATTGAAGGGGACGTCGCAGCTCAACAAGCCATTCGGTTCAATTTGTTTCAACTCAGTCAGACCTATACGGGAGAAGACGATCGCCTCAACATTGGTCCCAAAGGATTTACGGGAGAAAAATACGGCGGCGTGACCTATTGGGATACGGAAGCGTACTGCATTCCCTTCTATCTCTCCACGGCAGAACCCAAAGTAGCCCGTAACCTACTCATTTACCGTTGGAAACAACTGGGCAAAGCCATTGAAAACGCTGAAAAGCTGGGTTTCACGGGAGGAGCGGCCCTCTATCCGATGGTGACAATGAACGGGGAGGAATGCCATAACGAGTGGGAAATCACTTTCGAGGAAATCCACCGTAACGGAGCTATTGCCTACGCCATCTACGATTACATTCGGTATACGGGCGATACGGCTTACCTGGGTGAATACGGCTTTGAGGTACTCCTGGGCATTGCCCGTTTCTGGTCGCAGCGGATTACGTGGTCAGACGAGCGTCAACAATTTGTCATGCTCGGCGTAACCGGACCGAATGAGTACGAAAACAATGTGAACAATAACTGGTACACGAACTACATCGCTCGCTGGTGCCTGCAATACACGCTGGAGGTAGCCGATCAGTTGAAGAATACGGAGGCCGAGCGTTACGCCACTTTGAGTCAGCAACTGCAGCTCAACGAAGAAGCGGAGTTTGGTCGCTTCCAGGCCATTATCGACCAGCTTTACTTACCCGAATCGAAAGAATTAGGGGTTTTCCTACAACAGGATAGTTACCTGGATAAAGAACAAATTCTTGTAACCGACCTGCGTCCCGAAGATCGTCCGCTGAACCAGAAATGGTCCTGGGATCGAATTTTGCGGTCGCCTTTTATCAAGCAGGCGGACGTACTGCAGGGCTTATACTTCTTCGAGGATGAATTTGAGGAAGCGACGATTCGGCAGAACTATGATTACTACGAACCCCGTACGGTCCACGAATCTTCTCTGTCGCCCTGCGTACATGCCATTTTGGCGTCCCGACTGGGGATGGATGATAAAGCCTACGAAATGTATCTGCGAACGAGTCGTCTGGATTTGGATGACTACAACAACGATACCGAAGATGGGCTACACATCACCTCCATGGCAGGTACTTGGATGTCAGTAGTTAAAGGTTTTGGTGGCCTGCGGGTAAAAGACGGACAGCTCCACTTATCGCCCCGTTGCCCCCAGCAATGGCAGAGTTATTCGTTTATTATTCGTTTTCGGGACAATATCCTCGATGTACACGTCCGACCGGATGGCACAGAAATTGAGAACATAGCGGGTGATGAGCTTACCGTATGGGTTCACGGCGAAAATCGCAGTATTCCTGCGGCAATAGTCGAAGCCCCCGAAGAAGAGTAA
- a CDS encoding Dps family protein gives MSTLNAIGLDTDKSAALAQKLNELLANYSIFYQNTRGYHWNIKGEKFFELHVKFEELYNDLLLKIDEVAERILTLGYTPNHNYSEYARQSQILESAKVSNGTTAVEGILNSFKVIMPLQREILAIAGEINDEGTSALMSDYIRSQEKMVWMYSAFLNN, from the coding sequence ATGAGTACTTTAAATGCCATTGGTTTAGATACCGATAAATCCGCTGCATTAGCCCAGAAGCTGAACGAATTATTGGCTAATTATTCCATTTTTTACCAAAATACCCGCGGGTATCACTGGAATATCAAGGGCGAAAAATTCTTTGAATTACACGTAAAATTCGAAGAGCTGTACAACGATTTGTTGCTAAAAATTGACGAAGTAGCTGAGCGGATTTTAACGTTGGGGTATACACCGAACCACAATTATTCGGAATATGCCCGCCAGTCGCAAATTCTGGAAAGTGCCAAAGTTTCGAACGGTACTACGGCAGTAGAAGGCATTTTGAATTCGTTCAAGGTAATTATGCCACTGCAACGCGAAATCCTGGCGATAGCGGGTGAAATCAACGACGAAGGAACCAGTGCCCTAATGAGCGATTACATTCGTTCGCAGGAAAAAATGGTCTGGATGTACTCGGCCTTTTTGAATAACTAA
- a CDS encoding AMP-binding protein produces the protein MLIIDAALPLPEPQTEYEAQALHFCQQWLSGQSHFQLQTSGSTGTPKIITLTRAQMQASARLTAETFQLQPGDQALCCLNINYIAGVMMLVRTLECGLRTFVTEPSSDPLPKDVSLDFAAFVPLQLQHLLEQASESLPQLNQMKAIIIGGAAVSQSLHAALQVIQAPVYATYGMTETVSHIAVRRLNGPEQSDYFQALPGVALGLDKRDCLHITAAASNFERIQTNDVVEMQDGGRFRMLGRADHIINSGGIKIQLEEVERWVEPIVQAYYPGKRFFAWGFPDERLGQALTLVIEAESLAPELNQELLWQLKNQLPAYKSPRSLRTVNAFQHTPTEKVDKRATVQGLPTE, from the coding sequence ATGCTAATAATCGATGCCGCTCTTCCTTTACCCGAGCCGCAGACGGAGTACGAAGCTCAGGCCCTGCATTTCTGCCAGCAGTGGCTTTCGGGTCAATCGCATTTCCAGCTGCAGACTTCCGGTTCGACGGGTACGCCCAAAATCATTACGCTAACTCGGGCTCAGATGCAGGCCTCTGCCCGCCTTACGGCTGAAACCTTTCAGTTGCAGCCCGGCGATCAGGCCCTTTGCTGTTTGAATATCAACTACATTGCGGGAGTAATGATGCTCGTTCGTACGCTGGAATGTGGATTACGCACTTTTGTTACAGAACCCAGCTCCGACCCGTTACCCAAAGATGTCTCGCTCGATTTCGCGGCGTTTGTACCCCTGCAACTGCAACATTTACTGGAACAAGCGAGTGAATCTTTACCGCAGCTCAATCAAATGAAGGCCATTATCATTGGTGGGGCGGCCGTTTCGCAGAGCTTACACGCAGCCTTACAGGTAATACAAGCTCCCGTATATGCTACGTATGGCATGACCGAGACAGTTTCGCACATTGCCGTTCGCCGCCTGAATGGTCCCGAGCAGTCGGATTACTTTCAGGCCTTACCGGGAGTAGCTTTAGGGCTTGACAAACGCGACTGCCTGCACATTACTGCCGCTGCTTCTAATTTCGAACGCATTCAGACCAATGATGTCGTAGAAATGCAGGACGGTGGACGTTTTCGTATGCTGGGTCGGGCGGATCATATCATTAATTCTGGAGGGATTAAAATTCAACTGGAAGAAGTGGAACGCTGGGTTGAACCGATCGTACAAGCCTATTATCCCGGAAAACGTTTCTTTGCCTGGGGTTTTCCCGATGAACGGCTAGGGCAGGCACTAACGCTCGTCATCGAAGCGGAGTCGCTCGCTCCCGAACTAAATCAGGAATTGCTCTGGCAACTTAAAAATCAGCTCCCCGCGTATAAGTCCCCACGGTCTCTACGTACGGTAAATGCTTTCCAGCATACACCCACGGAAAAAGTTGATAAACGAGCTACTGTACAGGGGCTACCCACTGAATAA